From Brevibacillus marinus, a single genomic window includes:
- a CDS encoding putative amidoligase domain-containing protein translates to MVQSTVRPNSRHVFAKTGQFLDDPHLNRRQAVELCHQYMLLLAVLRMNGIPVQPIRQRREGGAGTAGPARRYYVYLFQSRVLRLLRAETAAVWLHQEAENGERLCFTASSPLPDDPERQKVEQLAIRCLYAAGLDYGAVYLGADSPQRVRALDVHPLPAGDRRSLIPLYEEAYAAHRKQVAAGQHGTLEVVLGADPEYALRDPAGRIGVASRFLPQHGTVGCDAARLREKPFSGQLPLVELRPEPAADPDALFANIRRALQRAGELIRDPSLEWIAGGMPFADYPIGGHIHFSGVPFSFQLLRALDSYLTLPLALIEDPGCRRRRPRYGFLGDFRMQPHGGFEYRTPPSWLVTPTVTRGVLSLAKLIATHYHMLSRQPLVDPRIQRAYYTGDSARLRPVVEQLWAELQRLPSYNRYRQALDPLFACCLSGTAWPADQDIRIAWDLPASLNNQLVACYNGGRDST, encoded by the coding sequence ATGGTACAGTCCACGGTGCGACCGAATTCCCGGCACGTGTTCGCAAAAACCGGTCAATTCCTCGATGATCCGCATTTGAATCGGCGGCAGGCAGTGGAGCTTTGTCACCAGTATATGCTGCTGCTCGCTGTTTTACGTATGAATGGCATCCCCGTCCAGCCGATTCGGCAGCGGCGGGAGGGCGGGGCTGGGACGGCAGGCCCGGCGAGACGCTATTACGTCTACCTGTTTCAGTCGCGCGTGCTTCGCCTGCTGCGGGCCGAGACAGCGGCTGTCTGGCTACATCAGGAGGCGGAAAACGGGGAGCGGCTCTGTTTTACCGCCTCCTCCCCGCTGCCGGACGATCCTGAGCGGCAAAAGGTCGAGCAGCTGGCGATCCGCTGCCTGTATGCCGCCGGGCTTGACTACGGCGCTGTGTATCTGGGCGCCGACTCTCCGCAGCGCGTTCGCGCGCTTGATGTTCACCCGCTGCCCGCGGGCGACCGGCGCTCGCTCATCCCCCTCTACGAAGAGGCGTATGCAGCGCATCGGAAGCAGGTGGCAGCGGGGCAGCACGGGACGCTCGAGGTGGTGCTGGGCGCTGATCCGGAATACGCGCTGCGCGACCCTGCCGGCAGGATCGGCGTCGCTTCCCGTTTTTTGCCGCAGCACGGCACGGTCGGCTGCGACGCCGCCCGCTTGCGGGAGAAGCCGTTCTCCGGCCAACTGCCGCTGGTGGAGCTGCGGCCGGAACCGGCGGCTGATCCGGACGCGCTGTTTGCCAACATTCGCCGCGCGCTGCAGAGGGCGGGCGAGCTGATTCGCGACCCCTCCCTGGAGTGGATCGCCGGGGGGATGCCGTTTGCCGACTATCCCATCGGCGGGCACATCCATTTCAGCGGCGTGCCGTTCAGCTTTCAGCTGCTGCGTGCGCTGGACAGCTACCTGACCCTGCCGCTGGCGCTGATCGAAGATCCCGGCTGCCGCCGACGTCGGCCCCGCTACGGGTTCCTTGGCGATTTCCGCATGCAGCCGCACGGCGGGTTTGAATACCGCACACCGCCCAGTTGGCTGGTGACGCCGACCGTTACCCGAGGGGTGCTGTCGCTGGCCAAGCTGATCGCCACCCACTACCACATGCTATCCCGGCAGCCGCTCGTTGATCCGCGGATACAGCGAGCCTACTACACGGGAGACAGCGCCCGGCTGCGGCCTGTCGTGGAACAGCTGTGGGCGGAACTGCAGCGGCTGCCGTCATACAACCGCTACCGGCAGGCCTTGGACCCGCTGTTTGCGTGCTGTCTGTCCGGGACGGCCTGGCCGGCGGATCAGGACATCCGCATCGCCTGGGATTTGCCCGCTTCCCTCAACAACCAGCTTGTGGCATGTTATAATGGAGGGCGAGATTCGACCTAG
- the mutS gene encoding DNA mismatch repair protein MutS, giving the protein MEQYTPMIQQYLAIKNEYPDAFLFFRLGDFYEMFFDDAIKASRELEITLTGRDGGGTERIPMCGVPHHSADQYIAELVKKGYKVAICEQVEDPKTAKGVVRREVTRVITPGTMMEDKFLAAKENNYLVAIAEAAGRQGVAAADVSTGELFVTSLPAGGEAGLEEALQYRPSELILCGALPASYASGRPVAQIAEEEVDHGAARQQFAAQAAELDEAMLLAVNALLLYITRTQKRNLSHLRRLSRYEAKQFLQMDPFSRRNLELTETIRDKQKKGSLLWLLDRTQTAMGGRLLRRWIERPLLDLAQINQRLTVVEQLKQDLLLRTEIREALHRVYDLERLAGRIAYGSANGRDLLQLRHSLEAIPLLKERLRTSGQPDLSRLSEGMDECSDLVDLLARALVDDPPVSVREGGLIRSGYDAYLDKLREASREGKNWIAQLEQAEREATGIRSLKVGFNKVFGYYLEVSRPNLASVPEGRYIRKQTLANAERFVTPELKEKEALILEAEEKMVELEYQLFVQIRSEIASHIPRLQALAEQVAAVDVLQSFATVSDERRYVRPQFSDQGELVIRDGRHPVVEAVLDKESYVANDAELNQETRQILLITGPNMAGKSTYMRQIALIAIMAQIGCFVPASYARLSLVDQIFTRIGAADDLVGGHSTFMVEMLETKNALAKATSRSLILLDEIGRGTSTYDGMALAQAVIEYIHERIGAKTLFSTHYHELTALEDSLPRLVNVNARCEERDGKLLFLHKIVQGRADKSYGIHVAQLAGLPHEVIERARQILAQLEEKRDPLQVEQIRFELFPETAAADGEAEASAQKKKTAGRKERAERPAHPAEPLVPAAERDVLRELLHIDLDRMTPLEALVKLSDWKQRLKK; this is encoded by the coding sequence ATGGAACAGTACACGCCGATGATCCAACAGTATCTGGCGATCAAAAACGAATACCCCGACGCGTTTCTCTTTTTCCGCCTGGGCGATTTTTACGAGATGTTTTTTGACGATGCGATCAAGGCTTCGCGCGAGCTGGAGATCACCTTGACGGGACGCGACGGTGGCGGGACGGAGCGCATTCCGATGTGCGGCGTGCCGCATCATTCAGCCGACCAGTACATCGCCGAGCTGGTGAAAAAAGGGTACAAAGTGGCGATCTGCGAGCAGGTGGAAGATCCGAAGACGGCCAAAGGCGTCGTCCGCCGGGAAGTGACGCGGGTCATCACCCCGGGGACGATGATGGAAGACAAGTTTCTCGCGGCCAAGGAAAACAATTACCTGGTGGCCATTGCCGAAGCCGCCGGCAGGCAAGGTGTTGCCGCCGCCGATGTGAGTACGGGTGAGCTGTTTGTCACCTCGCTTCCCGCCGGCGGGGAAGCGGGGCTGGAGGAAGCGCTGCAGTACCGGCCAAGCGAGCTGATTCTCTGCGGCGCGCTGCCCGCCTCGTACGCCAGCGGGCGCCCGGTCGCGCAGATTGCGGAAGAGGAAGTGGACCATGGCGCTGCCCGCCAGCAGTTCGCCGCGCAGGCAGCGGAACTGGACGAGGCGATGCTGCTTGCCGTCAACGCGCTGCTTTTGTACATAACGCGGACGCAAAAGCGCAACCTGAGCCACCTGCGCCGCCTGAGCCGCTACGAGGCGAAGCAGTTTTTGCAGATGGATCCCTTTTCCCGCCGCAATCTGGAGCTGACCGAGACGATTCGCGACAAGCAGAAAAAAGGATCGCTGCTCTGGCTGCTGGACCGGACCCAGACCGCGATGGGAGGCCGCCTGCTGCGCCGCTGGATCGAGCGGCCGCTGCTCGATCTGGCGCAGATTAACCAGCGGCTGACGGTGGTCGAGCAGTTGAAACAGGACCTATTGCTGCGCACGGAAATCCGCGAGGCGCTGCACCGCGTCTATGACCTGGAGCGGTTGGCGGGGCGCATCGCGTACGGCAGCGCCAACGGCCGGGATTTGCTGCAGCTGCGCCATTCGTTGGAAGCCATCCCCCTGCTCAAGGAACGGCTGCGGACGAGCGGTCAGCCGGACCTCTCCCGTTTGTCGGAAGGGATGGACGAGTGCAGCGATCTGGTAGATTTGCTGGCCCGCGCGCTGGTCGATGATCCGCCTGTCTCCGTGCGCGAAGGCGGTCTGATCCGCAGCGGATACGACGCGTATCTGGACAAGCTGCGCGAAGCGAGCCGCGAGGGGAAGAACTGGATTGCCCAATTGGAACAGGCGGAGCGGGAGGCAACCGGGATTCGCTCGTTAAAAGTGGGCTTCAACAAGGTCTTCGGCTATTATTTGGAGGTATCCCGTCCCAATCTGGCGTCTGTGCCGGAGGGGCGCTACATCCGCAAGCAAACCTTGGCCAACGCGGAGCGGTTCGTCACCCCGGAGCTGAAAGAAAAAGAAGCGCTGATTCTGGAAGCGGAAGAGAAAATGGTGGAGCTGGAGTATCAGCTGTTCGTGCAGATCCGCAGCGAAATCGCCTCCCATATTCCGCGGCTGCAGGCGCTCGCCGAACAGGTGGCCGCGGTGGACGTGCTGCAGTCCTTCGCCACGGTCAGCGACGAGCGGCGCTATGTGCGTCCGCAGTTCTCCGACCAGGGGGAACTGGTGATTCGCGACGGCCGCCATCCGGTCGTGGAAGCGGTATTGGACAAGGAAAGCTACGTCGCCAACGATGCGGAGCTGAATCAAGAAACGCGGCAAATCCTGCTGATCACGGGGCCGAACATGGCCGGCAAAAGCACCTACATGCGGCAGATCGCGCTGATCGCGATCATGGCCCAGATCGGCTGTTTTGTGCCCGCCAGTTACGCCCGGCTGTCCCTCGTCGACCAGATCTTTACGCGCATCGGCGCTGCCGATGACCTGGTGGGCGGACACAGCACGTTCATGGTGGAGATGCTGGAGACGAAAAACGCGCTGGCCAAAGCGACTTCCCGCAGCCTGATCCTGCTGGATGAAATCGGCCGCGGCACATCTACCTACGACGGCATGGCCCTGGCCCAAGCGGTGATCGAATACATCCATGAACGAATCGGCGCCAAGACGCTGTTTTCCACGCACTACCACGAACTGACCGCGCTGGAGGACAGCCTTCCCCGGCTGGTCAACGTCAACGCGCGCTGCGAGGAGCGGGACGGAAAGCTGCTCTTTTTGCACAAGATTGTCCAGGGGCGGGCGGATAAAAGCTACGGCATTCACGTGGCGCAGTTGGCGGGACTGCCCCATGAGGTGATCGAGCGGGCGCGGCAGATCCTCGCGCAGTTGGAGGAAAAACGGGATCCGCTGCAAGTGGAGCAGATCCGCTTTGAGCTCTTTCCCGAAACGGCGGCGGCCGATGGGGAAGCGGAGGCTTCCGCTCAGAAGAAAAAAACGGCAGGCCGCAAGGAGCGCGCCGAGCGGCCGGCCCATCCGGCGGAGCCGCTTGTGCCCGCCGCGGAGCGGGATGTCCTGCGCGAACTGTTGCACATCGACTTGGATCGCATGACTCCGCTTGAGGCGTTGGTGAAACTTTCCGACTGGAAACAACGTTTAAAGAAATAA